GCAAGTCCTCTACTTTTCAGCTGGTGCCACCTTGTCCCAAGCTCTGAGCTAAGCCATGACatggggagggggtgctgggaCAGACCAGGAGGAGAGGAGTAGTGAGAGGCAGCCGCCTGCCAGGACCTGCAGACctcaccctctccccaccctcctctcccagGGAGCAGTGACTGAAGGAAGCAACCACCGCAATGGGCAAAGAGAAGACACACATCAATATCGTGGTCATTGGCCATGTGGACTCCGGCAAGTCCACCACCACCGGGCACCTCATCTACAAGCGTGGGGGGATTGACAAGAGGACCATTGAGAAGTTTGAGAAGGAGGCAGCTGAGGTAGGCACCCACCCGTGGGGTTGGCTCTAGGAGTGGCAGGGGCAGGGGATGGCAGTCTGCTCCTGGCTGGGTCTGGTGGCAGAGCGTGGAAGCAGGGCACGCTGTGAGGTCTTGGAGCAGCAGCTGAATCCCCCAGGAGAGATCCGGCTGCTCGCCACCAATGCACTCCTCACTCCTCATCCCTCCCCAGATGGGTAAGGGCTCCTTCAAGTACGCCTGGGTGCTGGACAAactgaaggcagagagagagcGTGGCATCACCATCGACATCTCCCTGTGGAAGTTTGAGACCAGCAAGTACTACATCACCATCACCGATGCCCCGGGCCACAGGGACTTCATCAAGAACATGATCACCGGCGCCTCCCAGGTAAAGCAGCCCTTGTTTCCAGGTCCCTCCCTTTCGAACTAGGGCGGACTGTAGGGGAGGTGGCTGGCAGAGGGCGGGGAGGAAACTCAGGCTTTAtttcctggggaggaggggcatCATAAGCTTTAGAAGGTTTTCCTTATCCACGTGGACCTTCAGTTCAGACCAATCAGAAGATAGACTCTAATGTGGTCCAGACACCATCCTCCTTTCAGGCTGGGGCAGGGACTAGGTTTTCTGACACCCAGACAAGCAAGTCACCTTGTGGGACTCCTGACGAAGGAACCAAAAGCTCGTGTATGGGACTGAGTAACAGTTTAAGTGGGAGGCAGGACCTCTGTGCACAGCAGCATCCAGGGGATGAAGGCATTTGTCAGTTTCCGGCAAGTGTCCAGCCTGCAAGGGGCCAGGGATTGCCTGCCCGAAGCTCGAGCCAGCCTCTCATCACATCCGGCGCCCCCTCCCCTAACCAACCTCTTGCCCCCACGATGTCTGCCTCCCACAGGCCGACTGCGCTGTGCTCATTGTGGCTGGCGGTGTGGGCGAGTTTGAGGCAGGCATCTCTAAGAACGGGCAGACTCGCGAGCACGCGCTGCTCGCCTACACCTTGGGTGTGAAGCAGCTGATCGTGGCGGTCAACAAGATGGACTCGACCGAGCCGGCCTACAGCGCCACACGCTTCCAGGAGATCGCCAAGGAAGTGAGTGCCTACATCAGGAAGATCGGCTACAACCCGGTGACCGTGGCCTTTGTGCCCATCTCGGGCTGGCACGGAGACAACATGCTGGAGCCCAGCACCAACGTGAGTGCAGGCGGGGTCCATGGGCGGCTGGGGTGCAGGGGAGAATGGGTCTTGGTTCCGGGGTGGGCACGCCAGGAGCCTCGCCCCCACCTCGCTTCCCCCTCCACTGCACTCCTGTCCCCGCAGATGCCCTGGTTCAAGGGCTGGAAAGTTGAGCGGAAGGAGGGACACGCCACTGGGTGACCCTACTGGAAGCTCTGGACTCCATCCTCCCCCCAACCCGCCCAGTCAACAAGCCCCTGAGGCTGCCACCACAAGATGTGTACAAGATAGGAGGTGAGGAGCCAGGGCTGGGCAGGCTGAGGGGAGGTGCCAGTGGAGGACGAGGTCCACTGTCTGACTTGCTGGGCTTCAGATCCTGACTTGTGAGCAGTGCCAACCCCCCAGAGTTTCCAGTTTATCTGATATGCAGAAGAAACAGCCAGTTGTTGAGTTTGGCACTTCCTACCAGCTCTGTAGGTGACCTTGGCCCTTGATCCCCAGGAAGCCAGCTCTTACTGGGTGGGGCTGCAGTGATTCTAAGCTCCTGTCCTTCTCCTGTGCAGGCATCGGCACG
This window of the Capra hircus breed San Clemente chromosome 29, ASM170441v1, whole genome shotgun sequence genome carries:
- the LOC102176586 gene encoding LOW QUALITY PROTEIN: elongation factor 1-alpha 2-like (The sequence of the model RefSeq protein was modified relative to this genomic sequence to represent the inferred CDS: inserted 1 base in 1 codon) — its product is MGKEKTHINIVVIGHVDSGKSTTTGHLIYKRGGIDKRTIEKFEKEAAEMGKGSFKYAWVLDKLKAERERGITIDISLWKFETSKYYITITDAPGHRDFIKNMITGASQADCAVLIVAGGVGEFEAGISKNGQTREHALLAYTLGVKQLIVAVNKMDSTEPAYSATRFQEIAKEVSAYIRKIGYNPVTVAFVPISGWHGDNMLEPSTNMPWFKGWKVERKEGHATGXTLLEALDSILPPTRPVNKPLRLPPQDVYKIGGIGTVPVGRVETGFLKAGMVVTFAPSGLTTEVKSVEMHHEALSEALPGDNVGFNVKNVSVKDIRRGNVAGDSKNDPPVETSSFVAQVIVLNHPGQIQAGYSPVLDCHTAHISCRFAELREKIDRRSGKKLEDNPKALKSGDAAIVQMVPGKAMCVETFSKYPPLGRFAMQDMRQTVAVGVIKTVEKKASAAAKVTKSAVKASKK